Within the Nitrospirota bacterium genome, the region CATTGGCAACCGTGTGAGCCATGGCAAGCGTCCCGCGCGCGTAGGCATCGATTTCAAAGACGCCCATCGGTCCGTTCCACAGAATCGTCTTCGCGTTCTGGACGACTTCGTTGAAGAGTTTGACGGAGGCCGGGCCAATGTCGAGGGCGTACCACCCCTTCGGAATCTCCTGGACCGGAACGATTTTCGATTCCGCTCCAAGCTCGCGGCTGGCCGCGACGACACAATCGACTGGCAGATAGAACTTCACGCCGCGGGAGAGGGCATGTTCCTCGATGCCTTTGGCAAAGTCCAACATGTCGTTTTCGACGAGGGAGTTGCCGATCTCCATTCCTTTCGCCTTAAGGAAGGTAAAGGCCATGCCGCCGCCGATGATGACTTTGTCGACGCGTTTGCCCAAATTCTCGATGACGCCGATCTTTCCCGACACCTTCGCCCCGCCGAGCACGGCGACAAACGGACGCACTGGATTTTCGACGGCGCCTTCGAGATATTCGATTTCTTTCTTGAGGAGGAAGCCGGCCGCCGAAGCAGGAATGTATTTGGTGATGCCGACCGTGGAGGCATGGGCCCGGTGCGCAGCGCCGAACGCGTCGTTGATATAGACGTCGCCCAAGGACGCCAGCGCTTTCGAGAAGGCATCGTCGTTCTTTTCTTCACCCTGATGGAATCGGAGGTTCTCAAGAAGCAGGACGTCTCCCGACTTCATTTTGGCAACCAGCGCTTCCACTGCCGGGCCGATGCAGTCCGGTGCAAAGAGAATCTCTTTGCCCATGAGCCGTCCCAGGCGTTTGGCGACCGGGGCCAGACTGTACTTGGGGTCGAATTTTCCATTCGGCCGGCCCAGGTGCGAGCAGAGGATCACCTTGGCGCCGTCGTCGATGGCGCGATTGATGGTCGGCAGCGTCGAGCGAATGCGGGTATCGTCGGTGATTTGGTGCGCATCGTCCAGCGGGACATTGAAGTCGGCTCGGATGATGACGCGCTTGTCTCGCAGGACGACGTCGTCGATCGTTTGTTTGCGCAGATTCATAGCGGCTCCGTGAGGTCGGTCCTACCAGCCATACCAGTCAGCGTCGTACAACATCGGGCGGAGGCGGGCAGCCCCAGCCTGACGCTTACAGTCCTGTCGTTTTTGCCGCGATGACCTTGATCAAGTCTCGCACCCGGCATGAATAGCCCCACTCGTTGTCGTACCAAGCCGTCACCTTGACCATCCGCTTGTCGATGACCATCGTGAGCGGGGCATCGAGTGTGGCCGAATGGGGATCGCCCTTCTGGTCGATCGAGACGATGGGGTCTTCAGAATAATGCAGGATATCTTTCATCGGGCCATTTGCCGCTTTCAGGAAGGCAG harbors:
- a CDS encoding phosphoglycerate kinase; the protein is MNLRKQTIDDVVLRDKRVIIRADFNVPLDDAHQITDDTRIRSTLPTINRAIDDGAKVILCSHLGRPNGKFDPKYSLAPVAKRLGRLMGKEILFAPDCIGPAVEALVAKMKSGDVLLLENLRFHQGEEKNDDAFSKALASLGDVYINDAFGAAHRAHASTVGITKYIPASAAGFLLKKEIEYLEGAVENPVRPFVAVLGGAKVSGKIGVIENLGKRVDKVIIGGGMAFTFLKAKGMEIGNSLVENDMLDFAKGIEEHALSRGVKFYLPVDCVVAASRELGAESKIVPVQEIPKGWYALDIGPASVKLFNEVVQNAKTILWNGPMGVFEIDAYARGTLAMAHTVANAYALTIVGGGETALAVHRAGESENMSFISTGGGAALELLEGKQLPGLTALPDRVA